A stretch of the Blastocatellia bacterium genome encodes the following:
- a CDS encoding PepSY domain-containing protein — MQKFRKFIFWLHLIAGLVGGIVIFIMSITGVLLAFESQITKFAEKEMRIVQPQETPRLGPQEIFTKVQAANPKLKPTGVTAYSDKDLASTIALGREGILYVNPYTGDILGEGSKKTRAFFHVTTDLHRWLATHGENRAIGQAVTGFCNAAFLFLAITGIYIWWPKKLTRQHLRPITTFRSNLKGRARDFNWHNVIGFWSLSILVIITATGMVFSYQWANNLIYTITGTEAPKRPPSPPNQAQSGQNRETKIEIPANLNQLWAQAEKTAPTWKMISLRLPTNPNQPVSFFIDEGKSLNPFSRSQLTLNPTTAEITKWEPYEQLNRGRQLRSWVRSLHTGEAAGLPGQIIAFIASLGACVLVYTGFALAWRRFSNWKATRSNKKSE; from the coding sequence ATGCAAAAATTTCGTAAATTTATCTTTTGGTTGCACTTAATAGCTGGTTTAGTTGGTGGAATAGTAATTTTTATTATGTCTATAACTGGGGTTTTACTAGCTTTTGAATCACAAATCACTAAATTTGCTGAAAAAGAAATGCGTATAGTACAGCCTCAAGAAACTCCTCGTCTAGGCCCACAAGAAATATTTACTAAAGTACAAGCGGCTAACCCTAAACTTAAGCCTACTGGAGTAACCGCATATTCTGACAAAGACTTAGCTAGCACCATTGCTTTAGGCCGTGAAGGAATATTATATGTAAATCCCTACACAGGCGATATTTTGGGCGAAGGTTCAAAGAAAACTCGTGCTTTTTTTCATGTGACAACAGATCTTCATCGCTGGCTTGCAACGCATGGAGAAAATCGCGCTATTGGTCAAGCTGTTACAGGATTTTGTAATGCAGCATTTTTATTTTTAGCTATAACAGGTATTTATATCTGGTGGCCTAAAAAGCTGACCCGTCAGCATTTACGCCCAATAACTACTTTTAGATCAAACTTAAAAGGTCGTGCGCGTGATTTTAATTGGCACAATGTTATAGGCTTTTGGTCTTTATCTATATTAGTTATTATTACTGCTACAGGAATGGTTTTTTCCTACCAATGGGCAAATAATCTTATTTACACAATTACAGGTACTGAGGCCCCTAAACGCCCACCTAGCCCACCAAACCAAGCTCAAAGTGGTCAAAATAGAGAAACAAAAATAGAAATTCCTGCTAACCTTAATCAACTTTGGGCGCAGGCAGAAAAAACTGCTCCTACCTGGAAGATGATTAGTCTTAGGCTTCCAACAAATCCCAATCAGCCTGTCTCTTTTTTTATTGATGAAGGAAAATCATTAAATCCTTTTTCTCGTTCCCAATTAACACTTAATCCAACTACAGCAGAAATAACTAAATGGGAACCTTATGAGCAACTTAACCGAGGTCGTCAACTTCGTTCATGGGTGCGTTCGTTACATACAGGTGAAGCAGCAGGACTACCAGGACAAATCATTGCCTTTATTGCATCTTTAGGCGCGTGTGTGCTTGTTTACACAGGTTTTGCTTTAGCCTGGCGACGTTTTAGCAATTGGAAAGCAACTCGTAGCAACAAAAAATCTGAATAA
- a CDS encoding Fe2+-dependent dioxygenase, with product MLLSIPEVLNTEQVKQARQMLDKAKWVDGRITAGHQSAKAKNNLQIPEDHPIAQKLGQIIISSLQKNALFISAALPAKVFPPLFNRYQGGQSFGTHVDNAIRQVPNTAYYIRTDLSATLFFSEPNEYQGGELVIEDTYGVQQIKLPAGHLILYPATSLHHVRPVTEGSRIASFFWIQSMVRDDGERTLLFDLDTAIQKLNKDLPDHPSAIQLTGVYHNLLRRWAEV from the coding sequence GTGTTACTCTCAATTCCAGAAGTATTAAACACCGAGCAAGTTAAACAGGCTCGGCAAATGCTAGACAAAGCTAAATGGGTTGATGGCCGCATCACAGCAGGCCATCAATCTGCAAAAGCTAAAAATAATTTACAAATTCCAGAAGATCATCCAATAGCACAAAAACTAGGCCAAATAATTATTTCCTCGTTACAAAAAAACGCTTTGTTTATTTCGGCGGCATTACCTGCTAAGGTTTTTCCGCCTTTATTTAACCGCTATCAAGGCGGCCAATCATTTGGAACACACGTTGATAATGCTATCCGCCAAGTACCAAATACTGCTTATTACATTCGCACAGATCTTTCCGCTACACTTTTTTTTAGTGAACCAAATGAATATCAAGGCGGAGAGCTTGTAATAGAAGATACTTATGGAGTCCAACAAATTAAATTACCTGCTGGACATTTAATTTTGTATCCAGCAACCAGCCTCCACCACGTCCGACCAGTTACAGAAGGCTCACGTATTGCATCATTCTTTTGGATTCAAAGCATGGTTCGTGATGATGGAGAACGAACACTACTTTTTGATTTAGATACAGCTATTCAAAAATTAAATAAAGATTTGCCAGATCATCCATCAGCTATACAACTTACAGGCGTTTACCATAATTTATTAAGACGCTGGGCAGAGGTTTAA
- a CDS encoding TonB-dependent receptor: protein MKYTIVAGLEGSRETSKVLRLTFTGVPTASLLNPNTNEPFSGISTATSNTRTTSTTFATYFLGTVKLAERVELVGGVRFDRFDVNFEQFLGTPPNRGKFNRLDEVATYRGALVIKPMEIGSLYFSYSTSFNPSAEAFALNANTTNIKPEENRTFEVGTKWDLLAKRFSVRAAAFRVEKTNARETDPRNPLLTVLAGAQRIDGFEFETNGRITDKLQINTSYAFLDSEVSASRFFPDTVGNQLANVPKNTASINTTYDLPFRLNTGVSIRFVDSRNASSTAPTDPITGRIRKVDSYTVADMFVKRRINEHAEIQVNVYNLSNKFYIDQPHPAHLVPGAGRSVKVGLNFKLR from the coding sequence ATCAAATACACTATAGTTGCAGGCTTAGAAGGTTCTCGTGAAACTTCTAAAGTTTTACGCCTTACTTTTACTGGTGTTCCTACAGCAAGTTTATTAAATCCAAATACTAATGAGCCTTTTTCTGGTATATCAACAGCAACTTCCAATACTCGCACTACCAGCACCACCTTTGCTACTTATTTCTTAGGTACAGTAAAATTAGCAGAAAGAGTTGAATTAGTAGGTGGTGTTCGCTTTGACCGCTTTGATGTAAATTTTGAGCAATTTCTTGGCACTCCTCCAAACCGAGGTAAATTTAACCGTTTAGATGAAGTTGCTACTTATCGTGGTGCGTTAGTTATCAAACCAATGGAAATTGGCAGTCTTTATTTTAGCTATAGCACATCTTTTAATCCTTCTGCTGAAGCGTTTGCACTTAATGCTAATACTACAAATATTAAACCAGAAGAAAATAGAACTTTTGAAGTTGGCACAAAATGGGATTTACTAGCAAAAAGATTCTCTGTTCGTGCTGCTGCATTTAGAGTAGAAAAAACTAATGCTCGTGAAACAGATCCTAGAAATCCTTTGTTAACTGTTCTAGCAGGTGCGCAAAGAATTGATGGTTTTGAGTTTGAAACCAATGGAAGAATAACCGATAAACTACAAATCAATACTAGTTATGCTTTCTTGGATAGTGAAGTTTCTGCTTCCAGATTTTTCCCTGACACAGTTGGTAATCAATTAGCTAATGTTCCAAAAAATACAGCTAGTATTAACACTACCTATGACTTACCTTTCCGCTTAAATACCGGTGTTAGCATAAGATTTGTTGATAGCCGTAATGCAAGCTCAACTGCTCCAACTGACCCAATTACAGGACGCATTAGAAAAGTAGATAGCTACACTGTAGCAGATATGTTTGTTAAACGTAGAATTAATGAACATGCTGAAATACAAGTCAACGTTTACAATTTAAGTAACAAGTTTTACATTGATCAACCTCACCCAGCACATTTAGTGCCTGGTGCAGGACGTTCGGTTAAAGTTGGACTTAATTTCAAATTACGATAG
- a CDS encoding TonB-dependent receptor plug domain-containing protein, translating into MKKKIFQARQSKKSKTLLALGTLGTLLIFPTFDNTFKPVYAWDLSTLAAQTQENKNYNFNIPASTVGTALADFEKTTGQQILISNNAIKDIASPGVTGSFSPEEALKQILKGTNVTYKTLGTGVISIELTATSDVIEVTDNVQILTSPKFTEPLRDTPQTINIVSKQTLQDQGVTTLRDALRNVAGVSLAAGEGGNQGDNLTIRGFGARNDLFIDGMRDFGNYFRDSFNVEQVEVLKGPSSVTVGRGSTGGAVNQSYKIPQLRSFVDGTVEFGSDETKRVTLDINEPVAKLGKNTAFRLNLMGHYSQVAERDIAENRRYGFAPSLAFGIGTKRQINLNYFHQSANDIPDYGILYLFDRPAPVDRSNYYGFRNANFLRTNVDIGSIKYEEQFNDNFGIRNQLRYTKYTREGLITAPRNTGTVTLTTPLDQIRVNRNQVSIDAEESFYKINLM; encoded by the coding sequence ATGAAAAAGAAGATTTTTCAAGCTAGGCAATCTAAAAAATCAAAAACTTTATTAGCTCTTGGTACTCTAGGAACATTGCTAATATTTCCAACATTTGATAACACCTTTAAGCCTGTTTATGCTTGGGATTTGTCCACTTTAGCCGCTCAAACTCAAGAAAATAAAAATTACAACTTTAATATTCCTGCTAGCACAGTTGGGACAGCATTAGCTGATTTTGAAAAAACTACAGGCCAACAAATATTAATTTCAAATAATGCTATTAAAGATATTGCTTCACCTGGCGTTACTGGAAGTTTTTCACCTGAAGAAGCATTAAAACAAATCTTAAAAGGAACAAATGTTACTTATAAAACTCTTGGTACAGGAGTAATATCTATTGAACTTACAGCGACTTCCGATGTAATAGAAGTTACTGATAATGTCCAGATATTAACTTCCCCAAAATTTACTGAACCTCTAAGAGATACTCCACAAACTATTAATATTGTTTCTAAGCAAACCTTACAAGATCAAGGTGTTACAACTCTGCGTGATGCACTACGCAATGTTGCAGGTGTAAGTTTAGCGGCTGGTGAAGGTGGAAACCAAGGCGATAATTTAACAATTCGTGGTTTTGGCGCACGTAATGACCTATTTATCGATGGAATGCGTGATTTTGGTAATTATTTCCGTGATTCGTTTAATGTTGAACAAGTTGAAGTATTAAAAGGCCCTTCATCTGTAACCGTTGGACGTGGTTCTACAGGTGGTGCAGTTAACCAATCTTATAAAATCCCACAATTAAGATCTTTTGTTGATGGCACAGTAGAATTTGGTAGTGATGAAACAAAGCGAGTAACTTTAGATATAAATGAACCCGTTGCTAAATTAGGTAAAAACACAGCTTTTAGACTTAATTTGATGGGACATTATTCCCAAGTTGCAGAACGCGACATTGCAGAAAACCGCCGTTATGGTTTTGCTCCATCCTTAGCTTTTGGTATTGGAACAAAGAGACAAATAAATCTTAACTATTTCCATCAATCTGCTAATGATATTCCTGATTATGGAATTCTTTATTTATTTGACCGCCCTGCACCAGTTGATAGAAGCAATTACTATGGTTTTAGAAATGCTAATTTCTTAAGAACTAATGTTGATATTGGCTCTATTAAATATGAAGAACAATTTAATGATAATTTTGGTATTCGTAACCAGCTACGTTATACAAAATATACTCGTGAAGGCTTAATTACCGCTCCACGCAATACAGGAACCGTTACTTTAACAACACCTCTTGATCAAATTAGGGTAAATCGAAATCAAGTTTCTATAGATGCGGAAGAGTCTTTTTACAAAATCAATTTGATGTAA
- a CDS encoding peptidoglycan-binding protein, whose translation MLCQSSLKIKSFCLVLMLIFSFLPLNISAQQQRPKLSRNSANERSEFRFKVSVLVSRNKDSYLYSYTLEQLDNGRLNYKSIERFRLIFPCGEKAYKSIENLESDGWQVSESSDFYDSKIGKGKLSGLEFSPTYPIIPNGDATAIGDKSFGFSFTSKCAPTRGQWKAFGEGKEDLGEIDVPCGCNESLSSNNSSIGDRGQSKSNPPKTLPIPQSQTSNSNDSQDEVNKTSNKSIDDKITVTRKEIIISPDTILKLRMKSELSSATAKIGDKFEAELFEDVKANQLSVLPAGCTVIGRVISVEPAKKGNKSGTIGINFERLVLPSKRAISVVGELTSLNKDESKIDSEGHVEGSSGKRTAVFIGGGAAGGAAIGAIAGGGKGAGIGAAIGVGAGVLGVLLTKGQEAIVKPGTEFGLLLTQPLRIANANLAEQPKFSETQQDKIFTDSNTIYQAQVKLKELGYLNSIPRSRISPSVKRAIISYQNDNNLRPTGLIDYPTALSLGIIDNE comes from the coding sequence ATGCTTTGCCAATCTAGCCTAAAAATCAAAAGCTTTTGTCTTGTGTTGATGCTTATTTTTTCTTTTTTACCTCTTAATATTTCAGCACAACAACAGCGTCCAAAGTTATCGCGTAATTCTGCTAATGAACGTTCTGAGTTTCGATTTAAGGTAAGTGTTTTGGTTAGTCGTAATAAAGATAGTTATTTATATAGTTATACTTTAGAACAACTTGATAATGGACGATTAAACTATAAATCAATAGAGAGGTTTAGATTAATTTTTCCTTGTGGTGAAAAAGCTTATAAGTCAATAGAAAATTTAGAGTCTGATGGATGGCAAGTTTCAGAATCAAGCGATTTTTATGATAGCAAAATAGGCAAAGGCAAGTTATCAGGGCTAGAATTTAGCCCTACTTACCCAATTATTCCTAATGGCGATGCTACAGCTATAGGGGATAAAAGTTTTGGATTTTCTTTTACTAGTAAATGCGCCCCTACTCGTGGACAATGGAAAGCCTTTGGTGAAGGCAAAGAAGACCTTGGTGAAATAGATGTTCCTTGTGGGTGTAATGAAAGTTTATCTAGTAATAATTCTAGTATTGGTGATCGTGGTCAAAGTAAATCTAATCCACCAAAAACTTTGCCAATTCCACAATCTCAAACAAGTAATTCTAATGATTCACAAGACGAAGTTAATAAAACAAGTAATAAATCCATAGATGATAAAATTACTGTTACTAGAAAAGAAATTATTATCTCTCCAGACACAATTCTAAAGCTAAGAATGAAGTCAGAGCTTAGTTCTGCTACGGCTAAAATAGGTGATAAATTTGAGGCCGAATTATTTGAAGATGTTAAAGCTAATCAATTATCGGTTTTACCTGCGGGATGTACAGTAATAGGACGAGTAATTTCTGTTGAACCAGCCAAAAAAGGAAATAAATCTGGAACTATTGGAATAAATTTTGAACGACTAGTTTTACCTTCTAAACGTGCAATAAGTGTTGTTGGAGAATTAACTAGCTTAAATAAAGACGAAAGTAAGATTGATAGCGAAGGCCATGTAGAAGGCTCTTCTGGCAAACGCACAGCCGTTTTTATTGGTGGAGGTGCTGCCGGAGGTGCTGCAATTGGCGCTATTGCTGGGGGTGGTAAGGGTGCTGGAATTGGTGCTGCAATTGGTGTAGGAGCAGGAGTGCTAGGAGTGCTACTTACTAAGGGTCAAGAAGCAATAGTAAAACCAGGTACAGAATTTGGACTGCTCTTAACACAACCCTTACGTATTGCTAATGCAAATTTAGCTGAGCAGCCTAAGTTTAGTGAAACTCAGCAAGATAAAATATTTACAGACTCTAACACTATATATCAAGCCCAAGTAAAACTAAAGGAATTAGGTTACTTAAACTCAATCCCTAGAAGCCGCATTAGTCCATCTGTAAAACGGGCTATTATCAGCTATCAAAATGATAACAATTTACGTCCAACAGGACTAATTGATTACCCTACAGCATTAAGCTTGGGTATTATAGATAACGAATAA
- a CDS encoding OmpH family outer membrane protein, whose product MVKRFFAVILMVFTLTVMTYAQGSAVKSTAQGNSNLPTGKVAILDSRAFGEGITEMKKQLDKLEGEFQPRLKELEGLQQQLVTLDDDVRKEKDPTAGRQKADKLQSLKKEFERKREDFQQDYQKRSQIALGPLQEKVLKFLESYAATRDIVVVFDLAPAAQAGLVFLNPGTNITEDFIKEYNKQVSSGAPPQPPQ is encoded by the coding sequence ATGGTTAAGCGTTTTTTTGCGGTTATATTAATGGTCTTTACATTAACTGTAATGACTTATGCCCAAGGTTCAGCAGTAAAAAGCACTGCTCAAGGCAATAGTAATTTGCCTACAGGTAAAGTTGCTATACTAGATTCCCGTGCTTTTGGCGAAGGAATTACAGAAATGAAAAAGCAACTAGACAAACTAGAAGGTGAATTTCAACCGCGTCTAAAAGAATTAGAAGGTTTGCAACAACAATTAGTCACCTTAGATGATGATGTAAGAAAAGAAAAAGATCCAACTGCTGGTAGGCAAAAGGCTGATAAATTACAATCATTGAAAAAAGAATTTGAACGCAAGAGAGAAGATTTTCAACAAGATTATCAAAAACGCTCACAAATTGCTTTAGGGCCTTTACAAGAAAAGGTGCTAAAATTTTTGGAAAGCTATGCTGCTACTCGAGACATTGTAGTAGTTTTTGATCTTGCTCCTGCTGCACAAGCTGGATTAGTATTCTTAAATCCAGGGACAAATATCACAGAAGATTTTATTAAAGAATATAACAAGCAAGTCTCTAGCGGCGCACCTCCTCAACCTCCACAATAA
- a CDS encoding OmpH family outer membrane protein produces MIKKLLLIVVILLISSVSSFAQGSAVKSTAQNKAGGGTGSIAPLSEGKVAVIDSRAFAEGIGEMKKQIDKLEAEFQPRRQKIEGLQSQMVKLEEEIKAAGGNIKPEVFSQKQDQFNGLKKEFEREKEDYQQDVEKRSQLVLGPIQEKLSKFLESYASQRQIVVIFDLPAAAQGGLVFLNPAINVTEDFIKEYNKLNPVAGAPPEPAQK; encoded by the coding sequence ATGATTAAAAAATTATTATTAATAGTTGTAATTTTACTTATTAGTTCAGTAAGTAGTTTTGCTCAAGGATCAGCAGTAAAATCAACTGCACAAAATAAAGCTGGTGGTGGCACTGGCTCAATAGCTCCTTTATCAGAAGGCAAAGTTGCTGTGATAGATTCACGTGCATTTGCTGAAGGAATTGGGGAAATGAAAAAGCAAATAGATAAATTAGAAGCTGAATTCCAACCACGTCGCCAAAAAATAGAAGGTTTGCAAAGCCAAATGGTTAAGTTAGAGGAAGAAATAAAAGCTGCTGGTGGAAATATAAAGCCAGAAGTTTTTAGCCAAAAACAAGACCAATTTAATGGCTTAAAAAAAGAATTTGAACGCGAAAAAGAAGATTATCAACAAGATGTAGAAAAACGCTCACAATTAGTATTAGGGCCTATTCAAGAAAAATTAAGTAAGTTTTTAGAGTCCTATGCTAGTCAACGTCAAATTGTTGTAATTTTTGATTTACCTGCTGCTGCACAAGGTGGGCTAGTATTTCTTAATCCCGCAATAAATGTTACAGAAGATTTTATTAAGGAATATAATAAGTTAAACCCTGTTGCAGGCGCACCACCTGAACCGGCACAAAAATAA
- the fabZ gene encoding 3-hydroxyacyl-ACP dehydratase FabZ yields MEIILDSTQIQQILPHRYPFLLIDRVIEFDPGKSITAIKNVTFNEPFFQGHFPDAPVMPGVLIIEAMAQAGGLVLLGTIDEPQTKIMLFTGIDKAKFRRPVVPGDTLKLKMTLLKLRSRLCRLWGEAYVDDKLVAEAEVSSIIVDRNSLESKNLWILIK; encoded by the coding sequence ATGGAAATAATCTTAGACTCAACCCAAATACAACAAATTTTACCTCATCGCTATCCTTTTTTATTAATTGATCGAGTAATAGAATTTGATCCTGGAAAAAGTATTACAGCAATAAAAAATGTCACCTTCAATGAGCCTTTTTTTCAAGGGCATTTTCCTGACGCGCCTGTTATGCCCGGTGTATTAATAATTGAAGCAATGGCTCAAGCTGGAGGACTTGTACTACTTGGAACAATAGATGAACCTCAAACAAAAATAATGCTTTTTACTGGAATTGATAAAGCAAAGTTTCGCCGCCCAGTTGTACCAGGTGATACACTTAAGCTTAAAATGACGCTACTAAAGCTAAGAAGCCGTCTTTGTCGGCTCTGGGGCGAAGCTTATGTAGATGATAAGTTAGTAGCAGAAGCAGAAGTTAGCTCAATTATTGTTGATCGTAACTCTTTAGAATCAAAAAACCTTTGGATATTAATAAAATAA
- the lpxA gene encoding acyl-ACP--UDP-N-acetylglucosamine O-acyltransferase: MAIHPSAIISPQAELAETVKVGPYAIIGDGVILHDNVEIGAHACVEGPTEIGQDSKLFPYACLGQIPQDLKYKGEETKLIVGKRNVFREFVTVHRGTVGGGGLTKVGDDNFFMAQSHIAHDCVVGSNVIFANGASLAGHVEVADNVTIGAYSGIHQFCRIGEHAFIGAYSVVVKDALPYARSVGNHAKCYGPNTIGLKRRGFSSELLGQIGHAFKLLLTSKLNTTQALERIKTELEGIAEIDYLIKFIESSQRGVIK, translated from the coding sequence GTGGCAATACATCCTAGTGCGATTATTAGCCCTCAAGCAGAATTAGCCGAAACTGTTAAAGTAGGCCCTTATGCAATTATTGGTGATGGCGTAATTCTACATGACAATGTAGAAATTGGCGCACATGCTTGTGTAGAAGGGCCAACAGAAATTGGACAAGACAGTAAGCTTTTTCCTTATGCTTGTTTAGGGCAAATTCCTCAAGACTTAAAATATAAAGGTGAGGAAACAAAACTAATTGTTGGTAAAAGAAATGTTTTTCGTGAGTTTGTTACTGTTCATCGTGGCACGGTTGGCGGTGGTGGGCTAACAAAAGTTGGAGATGATAACTTTTTTATGGCTCAGTCCCATATTGCTCATGATTGTGTAGTTGGCAGTAATGTAATCTTTGCTAATGGTGCTTCTTTAGCTGGACATGTTGAAGTAGCTGACAATGTTACAATTGGAGCCTATAGCGGAATACATCAATTTTGCCGTATTGGTGAACATGCCTTTATAGGTGCTTATTCTGTAGTAGTAAAAGATGCTCTACCTTATGCTCGTTCTGTTGGAAATCATGCTAAATGCTATGGGCCAAATACTATTGGATTAAAACGTAGAGGTTTTTCTAGTGAATTACTTGGACAAATAGGACATGCTTTTAAGTTACTCCTTACATCTAAGTTAAACACTACACAGGCTTTAGAGCGAATTAAAACAGAATTAGAAGGCATTGCAGAAATAGATTATTTAATTAAATTTATAGAGTCTTCCCAACGAGGCGTAATTAAATAA
- the xseB gene encoding exodeoxyribonuclease VII small subunit has product MSQTFESSLTELEKIVAEMETGDLPLQRALELFERGINLSRYCQQQLDEAERRVELLVKGQDGSILSKPFSNEND; this is encoded by the coding sequence ATGTCTCAAACTTTTGAGAGTTCTTTAACAGAATTAGAAAAAATTGTTGCTGAAATGGAAACAGGCGATCTTCCCTTACAACGTGCCTTAGAACTATTTGAACGAGGCATAAACTTGTCGCGCTATTGTCAGCAGCAATTAGATGAAGCAGAACGAAGAGTTGAACTACTAGTCAAAGGGCAAGATGGCAGCATTTTAAGTAAACCTTTTTCTAACGAGAATGATTAG
- a CDS encoding FHA domain-containing protein: protein MSGLKQDEREAFTALPLTIGRAPGSQIRLAANDTRASTRHAEILLEGRSVILKDLKSTNGTYISGRRIDQVKLANGDVVEFGVGGPKLKFDFIVQETPDLVNQATPLSIAASLQNPKPSLVKSASNPRVVPLALVPNNDIAVASVDKPTPVSNSPVINTPVSTSSMLIEEREFPFRNRFKYVLFSIGFLLLVLAVALFIKQILIWTVPCALIGLFLIMMGLSFSRINITANSRGIHYQGILRSTMISWDEVVELKAFRSRTRLLTDLVYVVQGRNNSIVFSIEDYQDGLELANLIARRSRLVW from the coding sequence ATGTCTGGCTTAAAACAGGATGAACGCGAGGCATTTACCGCGTTACCCTTAACTATTGGTCGCGCACCTGGTTCACAAATTCGTTTAGCTGCTAATGATACTCGGGCTTCTACTCGACATGCAGAAATTCTACTAGAAGGTAGAAGCGTAATCTTAAAAGACTTAAAATCTACTAATGGCACTTATATTAGTGGTAGACGAATTGACCAGGTTAAGTTAGCTAATGGGGATGTAGTAGAATTTGGTGTTGGCGGGCCTAAACTCAAGTTTGATTTTATTGTCCAAGAAACACCTGATCTAGTTAATCAAGCTACACCTTTAAGCATTGCTGCTAGTTTACAAAACCCCAAGCCTTCACTAGTAAAATCTGCTTCTAATCCTAGAGTTGTTCCTTTGGCATTGGTGCCAAATAATGACATAGCAGTTGCTTCAGTAGATAAACCCACTCCAGTTTCTAACTCTCCAGTAATAAATACTCCAGTATCAACCTCTAGTATGCTTATAGAAGAAAGGGAATTTCCTTTTCGTAATCGCTTTAAGTATGTACTTTTTAGCATAGGCTTTTTGCTACTAGTCTTAGCGGTGGCGTTATTTATTAAGCAAATCTTGATTTGGACAGTACCTTGCGCTCTAATAGGGTTGTTTTTAATTATGATGGGATTGAGTTTTTCCCGCATTAACATTACTGCTAATAGTAGAGGGATTCATTATCAAGGAATTTTACGTTCTACTATGATTAGTTGGGATGAAGTAGTAGAGTTAAAAGCTTTTCGTAGCCGCACCCGTCTGCTAACAGACCTTGTTTATGTAGTGCAAGGTCGCAATAATAGCATAGTTTTTTCCATTGAAGACTACCAAGATGGGCTAGAATTAGCTAATCTAATTGCTCGGCGTAGTCGGTTGGTCTGGTAA
- a CDS encoding polyprenyl synthetase family protein, with protein MTLAEYLQDRGQEVDRWLDKLLPTENTRPTEIHQAMRYSMFAGGKRLRPILVIASGEAFQVAPELLYPIASALEMIHTYSLIHDDLPAMDNDDLRRGRPTCHKVYGEAMAILAGDALLTRAFEVVAKLVVPPEKQLNKIEVITEIASAAGTINALIGGQVVDIISEGKPVTAETLDYIHSAKTGALITASVRVGAIMGGANPDELELITNYGKTAGLAFQITDDLLDVLATSEQLGKTAGKDANVQKATYVALHGIEASRKRAKELAESAIASVKALSRPGWALEEIARFFIERAS; from the coding sequence ATGACATTAGCAGAGTATTTGCAAGATCGTGGTCAAGAAGTTGATCGCTGGTTAGATAAACTATTACCTACAGAAAACACTCGACCTACAGAAATACATCAAGCAATGCGCTATAGTATGTTTGCAGGTGGTAAACGCCTACGTCCTATTTTAGTTATTGCTTCAGGGGAAGCTTTTCAAGTTGCACCAGAGCTACTTTATCCTATTGCTAGTGCTTTAGAAATGATTCATACCTACTCATTAATTCATGATGATTTACCAGCGATGGATAATGATGATCTTCGCCGAGGTCGTCCAACTTGTCATAAAGTTTATGGTGAAGCTATGGCAATCTTGGCTGGGGATGCTCTGCTTACACGTGCTTTTGAAGTGGTAGCAAAACTAGTTGTTCCACCAGAAAAACAACTTAATAAAATTGAAGTAATTACGGAAATTGCTAGTGCTGCTGGAACTATTAATGCACTAATTGGGGGACAGGTTGTAGACATTATTTCTGAAGGAAAACCAGTAACAGCAGAAACCTTAGATTATATTCATAGTGCTAAAACAGGAGCATTAATTACTGCATCCGTGCGAGTTGGTGCAATTATGGGTGGTGCAAACCCTGATGAACTTGAGCTAATAACTAATTATGGTAAAACTGCTGGGTTAGCTTTTCAGATTACGGATGATTTATTAGATGTATTGGCAACTAGTGAACAGTTAGGTAAAACTGCTGGAAAAGATGCTAATGTGCAAAAAGCAACTTATGTTGCTTTACATGGAATTGAAGCATCTCGTAAAAGGGCAAAGGAACTAGCGGAATCTGCTATTGCTTCAGTTAAAGCTTTATCAAGACCTGGTTGGGCGTTGGAGGAAATTGCCAGATTTTTTATTGAACGTGCTAGCTAA